A region of Vitis riparia cultivar Riparia Gloire de Montpellier isolate 1030 chromosome 1, EGFV_Vit.rip_1.0, whole genome shotgun sequence DNA encodes the following proteins:
- the LOC117911309 gene encoding uncharacterized protein LOC117911309: protein MQMRDIAAQLKILEVEMSDSFLVHFILNTLPQQYGPFKISYDTHKDKWSINELLTMCVQEEGRLKMELGENALMTMEGNDQNQAKKKGKSKIPPQGGIKKVNKCFFCKKKGHMKKGYTKFQKWLEKKGYAKPKEANAK, encoded by the exons ATGCAAATGAGGGATATTGCGGCACAATTGAAAATACTTGAGGTTGAAATGTCTGACTCCTTCCTTGTGCACTTCATTTTAAACACTCTTCCACAACAATATGgacccttcaaaatctcctacGACACACACAAAGATAAGTGGTCAATTAATGAGCTTttgaccatgtgtgttcaagaggagGGAAGGTTGAAAATGGAATTGGGTGAGAATGCATTAATGACAATGGAAggaaatgatcaaaatcaggccaaaaagaaagggaaaagtaAAATACCACCCCAAGGTGGAATCAAGAAGGTCAATAAGTGCTTCTTCTGCAAGAAGAAGGGGCACATGAAAAAGGGTTACACCAAATTCCAgaaatggcttgagaagaaag GGTAtgcaaaacctaaggaagccaaTGCCAAGTGA